The proteins below come from a single Aegilops tauschii subsp. strangulata cultivar AL8/78 chromosome 6, Aet v6.0, whole genome shotgun sequence genomic window:
- the LOC109781675 gene encoding uncharacterized protein, translated as MVAVFAIVTAPSWALPISEFLENGVLPMDETEARQVQHRASAYNIISNELVKRSSTGVFQRCIEQDKGIEILLDIHQGECGHHAGSRSLVAKAFRHGFYWPTALEDAESLVLKCKVCQRFSKRSHQPVSALRTIPIAWPLAVWGLDMVGPFKTLEAA; from the coding sequence ATGGTAGCCGTCTTCGCCATAGTGACGGCACCATCCTGGGCCCTCCCCATCTCGGAGTTCCTGGAGAACGGGGTCCTCCCCATGGACGAGACTGAAGCTCGGCAAGTGCAGCACCGAGCGTCCGCCTACAACATCATCAGCAACGAGCTCGTCAAGCGTAGCTCCACCGGCGTATTCCAGCGCTGCATCGAGCAAGACAAGGGCATTGagatcctcctcgacatacacCAGGGCGAGTGCGGGCACCATGCCGGCTCACGGTCCCtggtagccaaggctttccgccacggtttctactggcccacggccctcgAAGACGCAGAGTCACTCGTCCTCAAGTGCAAGGTATGCCAGCGCTTCAGCAAGCGCAGCCACCAGCCGGTGTCGGCACTCCGGACCATCCCGATCGCGTGGCCATTAgcggtctggggactcgacatggtggggCCCTTCAAGACGCTTGAGGCGGCATGA